A window of the Methanoculleus horonobensis genome harbors these coding sequences:
- a CDS encoding peptidylprolyl isomerase, translating to MALQEGDFIRLRYTGRVGENIFDTTDEENAKEEGIYNPQAEYGPVTVRLGGHHVIVGLEDELIGKEVGAEGEVDVPAEKGFGAHEDEAVKSVPVTQFREKPQRGMRIEVEGREGVVVDVIGRRAVVDFNHPLAGKTLNYSYAILEKVEDPVEQIKGLIKLFSGRTDVGISIVDGTVELELPPAITYDRRWMVWRGTLVREIFENNSDIKDVVMKETISRPKMPEAAPEVVEAEEPAETEETKESEE from the coding sequence ATGGCACTTCAGGAAGGAGATTTTATCAGGCTCAGATACACCGGCCGCGTCGGTGAGAATATCTTCGATACCACGGATGAGGAGAACGCGAAGGAAGAGGGAATTTACAACCCACAGGCGGAGTACGGTCCTGTCACCGTTCGCCTGGGAGGCCATCACGTCATCGTCGGCCTTGAGGACGAGTTGATCGGAAAGGAGGTCGGCGCCGAGGGCGAGGTCGACGTCCCGGCCGAGAAGGGGTTCGGGGCGCACGAGGATGAAGCCGTAAAGTCCGTCCCGGTCACGCAGTTCCGCGAGAAGCCGCAGAGGGGGATGCGGATTGAGGTCGAAGGCCGCGAGGGCGTCGTCGTCGACGTCATCGGAAGACGCGCGGTCGTCGACTTCAACCACCCGCTTGCCGGCAAGACCCTGAACTACTCCTACGCGATCCTCGAGAAGGTCGAGGACCCGGTGGAGCAGATCAAGGGTCTCATCAAGCTCTTCTCGGGCAGAACCGATGTCGGGATCAGCATCGTCGACGGCACGGTCGAACTGGAGCTCCCTCCCGCGATCACCTACGACCGGCGCTGGATGGTCTGGCGGGGCACCCTCGTCCGCGAGATATTCGAGAACAACTCCGATATCAAGGACGTTGTCATGAAGGAGACGATCTCCCGCCCGAAGATGCCGGAGGCGGCACCGGAGGTCGTTGAGGCCGAAGAGCCCGCCGAGACCGAAGAGACGAAAGAGTCCGAGGAGTAA